The Vigna angularis cultivar LongXiaoDou No.4 chromosome 6, ASM1680809v1, whole genome shotgun sequence genome contains the following window.
aaaatatatttcaagatctaaaaatatattttcaattatataattcaaaatatatttctaaatcatatcatctattaaaaaaattgaatattagaTTATAAACTACAaaatgtgtaacatcccaaaatacactAATCACCATAtgatagaattaattacaattaacagtcacacagtgcagtcttacactaaaaaTAGAGTTCATAAACCAAAAGGCTTTAAATACAGAATCCCATACACTAATTCAGAAATAATAGAAGTTTTGTACGTacggttttacaaaatcaaataaccgaacgttcaaaaactACAAAGCTAACATCTAAAAATAAATGAAcactctagggctcggctttgaCTTCCACTTCTACCAGGTTCTCCTCTTCAATAACGTCTTCTAGCAAtgcctcgccttctgctcacatccacacggatgatcattgcaatgacaggacggacgtacaaggacgagagacaacacaaggaaaaacgaagggtaagcttatgtaatttaactcataCATCAACATTTAAAACAAACATTCCAAACACACAAGAATATttcaacatatataattatCCAAAAACTATCACTAGacggaccgtccggactgtatgaatctatgtagctacaggcgttcttgcacccaggtgatgtagtaactgggatacactcaacagctgccacccgaggttagccctatccaaagtaccctaaggactaggacctcctgccgttcccacacatgacctaccccctctacgtgaggacgagtactcacggaacatcaggatgaactgccagcattagcataaccacagtcatactttaccaattccaatattcaatacatgagtcgttcctccccggaacgctcgttcaattccataatcgtatatTCTTTCCATATAATGTTCACTCTTTATAATCCtttaatttattactattttcatcattagttaCAAGGACatgaaataacgaacgttcagccctctgaagaacgaggacgaacgataaTAGTGAGATCAACGATTCTCCCGTTCGGTACAGAAGAAGACTAAGagaatatcttttaaatttaagaagtgAACTGAGTAAACTAGAGCAATCTGTGACGAACGGTAATTACCTCATGAGttagttaaatgaactaactctcTTGAGTTAAATCAATTCTTAAGAATTAAGTCGAGTAAGAAGGTCTTAGACCACATCCAATGCAGAGAGAAAAACAATGGATTAAAGACtatatttcaattaattcaCCCACGGAAATCCaatgccagtaaatgaccgaacatggaaaaatatattattacagttgaacgaacgctattttatcaAGGTTGATTATACAAtaatacgagcgcttggtataagaccgagcactacttaggacgaacgctaggtgtaGGACCGAGCGCTTCTTATTACGAACGCtaagtataagaccgagcgttacaaatttttcttttaaagtatgaggatataaatatattattattttatttcagacATCCGGAtaccactaggctgagccgaTCGTTCAAACCTAGTATTTtacaggaggacgctcgttctcgaccagaattctttccaaatgaaagaattccattttaaACAGTtgactagaaaaccgaacggtaaatgaccgttcgataacgaacgtacaTTGTCATAGTAAGAATGtcatattcagatttttcatctatctTTCAACTCACATTTCAACATAACAGTTCATATCTTATAACTTCATATCAAGTATCAATTTACATACTTTACAGAATTCCACATTAATAATTCATACTTCATAGTAATAACTCATTTTCACATTTATACATTTCAAACATCATCATACATATCAACCagcatgcatcatattcattcaattcacctaaacgaacgttcatacaaagcacaacatacgaattaaatcaaataagcttcccttacctggattcgTGAGCAAATTGTCCTAAACGCAAGATTTGTGGCTCGTCCAACTAACGTTTTCTACCCTCAACGGTTACTTAACTCTTCCAATCAAATCTAACCACAAGAAAATCGAAGTACTTAGACTACACCCTTGCATGCAGCCAAAACTTGGTTTTGCAGGAAACCTAAGAACGAACAACTAAGGGAAGAAACTTTCCAGCTTTAGATTCTgaaactgttcggtccaaatTGAAGCTCACGACTCAGGGAACgatcctacggtttctgaatgTTGATCGGAGAAAAGAGtagtgagttacagtagagagaagatggaagctttctagagagaaggatgagaaaatgaaaagtcagGTTTCAggaggaagaagggtgcatgcagagagtgggaagaagtgtttcagaaaaatccttttttttctttcccagGCAAAACGAACGCGCACTCTCATATGAACACCTGTCTTCCATTACTGATTTTCGAATGTTCCattcttgacacctggcgtcagTGTGCAGAGTTTGggagtgcgttttaaatggtCTGAGCAGGGTTTTAGTgcattaattttgatttgacaGATGGGTTACGGTGTTCATTTTCCAAGATCTTACAAAATGTATTATGAGATTTGTGATTATCTCTCATAGTTTATCGGTCTTTGTTTCATAATTTAATTGTCTTTATTGTTAACCTTATAGGTGGGATAATAACTTTCAACACATTTATTTAAGCCTACCTTGATTTGTTTTTTAGTGACATTGATTTGTTAATTTTCAACTATTAAAAATGTTTGATGAGAATAAGAAAGTGTTAGGATTGTAATTGTTTGTTGATTACTTCTATTCCATTATCATCTTTAAACTGATATTAACTTGGatctaaatttcaaaacttcggaacaactaaaaagaaaaagaaaataatacaaaatcactttaatgtttcaataacaatgtttttaatatttttaattaattatgacaaAATAAGGCGGATAATGTTCAAAAAGGTGTAAATTTCTTTAaagttattgttttatttaaaataattgttcatTTCTATTTATTCTTTCATCTATCCAAAAGTAGTTCGGGTAGTTTGCGTTAACTTTCTCATTCAAGTTTCCTCTCTTGTTCTAGTTTACctcaaaatcattttattttcaatatacttatactttaaaattttaaattataaaagtatgaatattacttattttaataaatagatttataaaaattattatttctactaatttaattaaataataaaaataaagttattaaaaattttatgtgAAATCGTGGACTAATATGCAAACTCAAAAACGAACATTATGCGAGACAGACCAACGTGATTCATTTTTTGCTGATCAAATACAAGATGGATTAAAACAAGATCGACGAATCTGTATTTTTATCCttatttttaatccaaaataaaaacattgtTATTTAGaagaatatatgattttatgtataaaaagaacatttatttcatgaaattgtatacttttatgaaaaaaaatacaagcggtataaataagataaaaacaatattaaataatgataaaatgacacatatttatatttatttgattatgttataaaagtaaaatgattataaaaaaattatatttttaaaataaagtaaaaaaataaaaatatgaaataaatataaaaaattgtgttatagtagagctgtcaaaacggacTATCCAGCACGATCCAACTCAGCccatcacgggttggtcacttagtgagtcaacccaatccggctcatttattagtgagccACAAAAATTTAAACTCAGCCCaacccaccacaggttggtgggtaaacgatTTGACTCACTAGCTCACTTAGTTACaacttcttttaaataaaaaaaattacaaactttttataattcaaatctaaacaaatttcactgtgtataattaatttttaaaataaggaacttaaataattttttcccgcaaaaacaaaataataaatatttttttataaaattaaaattaaattttaataaaataaaattaggtaggtggatTGATAGGCCAATCGGACCTACCATAAGTTCAATTCGTATGAACCGATTTTAAATGAGTCGGGTTAAAATctgactatataaaaaaaaaaaattttttaaATCCAGTGTAACTCAAATCCGTGATTGGTCGGGCCACATTGTCACCGATTTTGATAGCTTGTTCGTAGTATAATTTTTCATGTCTTTGTGATGCAAAGGGTCTGTCGTGTGTTCTAACCACAACACAAGTTTTTTTACATCAACGCCTCAATGTTGCGTGATGCATTACATAATGACAATGAAGTGTTTACTTTTGGTAGGTTCCACATGATGGTGGAAACAACAAACCTGGAGTACCAGAAACTCATCCCAGTCAATTCATCTATAGTCttgtaaaagaatatatattctccatttatacttttatctttcttttctttagcaAAATTctactaaatttttaaattttaaggatAGTTTTTATACCAATAATTAAATCAAGCAATGCAGGTGTAcaataaagtttatatatacCTTTTCTTACACATctttatgtaaataatttacTTGAAAATTTGTTCTCTACTCTTTGCTTGGCCTGATGTTTTTAGTTATTAGATATTTTTCCATTTAATTTTGTATACCcgtttttttaatttcctttaCTTATTTTTCTTGCTCAATTGCAAAATGTGTCTCtgatttctcttttaaatttttattttaattgtgattCTGCATTTATGCTAATGTaggttattatatatatatatatatatatatatatatatatatatatatatatatatatatatatatatatatatatatatatatatattccacaTAGTTCTCAACCCCTACAATGGAACTGCTTTCTTCTAGAACACTACTTCCAATTGTTCTGTGGCTTTCTCTTCTTTGTTCATATTTTGCTCCAAATTCAGCTGACAACACTTTTGTTCACTGTCTTGTGAATCAATCTGAGTCATCTCTTCCCATATCTGCAGCAATTTTCTCACAAAACAGTTCTTCATTCTCTTCAGTTTTGCAAGCTTACATCAGAAACCTTCGTTTCAACACCTCCACAACCCCTAAGCCATTCCTCATTGTCACCCCATTTGATGTTTCCCATGTCAAAGCAGCAGTTGTTTGTGCAAAAAAACACAACTTGTTGATGAAAATTCGCAGTGGTGGCCATGACTATGAAGGGGTGTCGTACGTGTCTTCACAGCCATTCTTCCTCCTTGACATGTTCAATCTCCGATCTATCGACATTGACATCGAATCCGAGAGCGCCTGGGTCCAAGCTGGTGCAACGCTTGGCGAAGTTTATTATAGAATTGCTGAGAAGAGTAAAACTCATGGTTTCCCAGCAGGGGTTTGTCCCACTGTTGGGGTGGGTGGTCATATTAGCGGTGGTGGTTACGGCAATCTCATGAGAAAATATGGCACTGCAGTGGACAATGTTGTTGACGCACAAATAGTGGATGCTCAAGGTAGATTCCTTGATAGAAGAACCATGGGTGAAGATCTCTTCTGGGCTGTTAAAGGTGGTGGAGGAGGTAGCTTTGGTGTGATACTTGCctacaaaataaaactagttCGAATTCCTGAGAAGGTAACTGTTTTCAAAGTAGACAAAACCTTGGAGCAAAATGCCACCAACATAGTTTACAATTGGCAGCATGCTGCCCCTAGCATTGACAATAACCTTTTCATTAGGCTCATCTTGGAGGTGGTAAACTGTGCAGAAGTTGGAACAAAGACTGTGAGGGCTACCTTCATAGCCCTCTTCCTGGGTGACTCCAAAAACCTTGTTTCTGTCATGAAGGACAAGTTTCCTCAACTGGGTTTGAAGCAATCAGATTGCATTGAAACAAGCTGGCTTCAATCTGTGATGTTTTGGGACAACATAGACATTGCAACCCCAGTTGAGATTTTGCTTGAGAGACAACCTCAGTCTTTGAAGTACTTGAAAAGGAAATCTGACTATGTGAAGAAGCCAATTTCCAAGGAGGGTTGGGAGGGgatttggaagaagatgatTGAGTTGGAAAAATCAGTGATGTTTTTCAATCCATATGGTGGAAGAATGGCTGAGATTCCATCAACAGAAACTCCTCTCCCTCACCGAGCTGGGAACCTATGGAAGATCCAATACCAAGCAAATTGGTTTGAGTCAGGGGAAGAGGTAGCACAACACCACATTAACATGCTACGAGAACTTTACAAATACATGACACCCTTTGTCTCCCAAAACCCAAGACAGGCTTTCATGTGTTACAAGGACTTGGATTTGGGCATCAACCACCACGGTTTTTTTGGCTACCTTAAAGGAAGAGCTTATGGAGTTCAATATTTCCACGATAACTTCAAAAGATTGGTTGAAATAAAGAGCAAGGTTGATCCTACCAATTTCTTCAGGACTGAACAAAGCATTCCGGTACTTAGCCATGTGGAGTTCAGAAAATTTATTACTGCAAAATCTATACTTTCGGTTTTGTTCGGCTTGTTTGCAATACATTGGATTCGGAACCTCAAGTAACACATGCACCAGATTTCACTTGTAATTGTTTactttatgtatattttttatcttcccGACAATATTGTGGTATCAGTGAAGAACTTGAACGGATTTCGATCTTGAAAAACTTGGTATTGGAAGTAATACTAAGAAGCATTGCGCATATTTTAGTTAGAAAAGACAGTGAAGCCTCTGCTATGTTTATGAGGAGTATGGTGAGTCAGACTATACTTCATTATGTTGAAAATGACATTGTTGATAATGTTTTTTTACCATGAATAAAGTCTATTGTTAGCTAGctgttattataaatttaaggtTGTGTAAAATTGACATCTTCACAATTTTCTTGCTTATGCtctaaaattatcttatttctACCTTCAATAGCCTTAACAAAAGACTCAATCAAGATACTTTGAAACTCAATTTCTTAACTAAATTCTTCTACCCAGTTTATTATTCGTGTTCAAAATTGATGTGCTTTGAGTAAAGGAGTTGAATTACAATTACGAAtactttgattttgtttatgaatCTCGATAAATATATTAGgaatatatttaaactattaaattcacattaaaaaaaacagccaaaaaaagaaagtgacaAAAACAACTCACACATGTTGATTAGACTGAtgagaaaaaaaggaaagaaaggacACTATTACTCTGATATTTCAGTGGTACCCAGTGGATGCAAGTCCTGTAATTATTGCGGGTGCAGACACAATAATTTCAGGATCCTATCAATAATTCAGCAGTTTGAAAAACCAATTGGATTaagaagtaaaataaaaaaggaatgaaaaaatTGGGTAAAATTTTATGAGCAATTTAAcagatttaataaattaaagctaatattatttttccttttaataaatttttacacatattttatgcttattattttattttttaatcttttttaaattttttcatggCCAAAATACTCCtaagaattataattttatatatttaattaatttgaacaaACATCagtatatttatttgaaatatttagtatattttttcataaattataatttttttaattagattaatatataaaaattacaactttttataaaaattaaaattttaattcagtTACACTAACTAAATAGAACTTATtagaaaataagttaaattaaatttaatataaaaatacataaatttgatCCAACCAAATATCTTTTATACTAAATTAAACAATAAGCTTATTCAAATCCTACATAACCCATCCCAAGAATACCCATCAAGTACATGGCTACTTGTGGCGTTTTCTTTTGCATTATTAGAAATTAGAAGAAAGAAAGCTTTGTTTGTGAGGAAATGTTGCAGGTGCATTTACAGCAGCTGTTGGTGTAATCAGGAGTTTGGTACGCATTAACTTAAGAGGAGTCACATCCTTCAGTCTGTGTAGCATATAGTGAATAGtgataaaatgatatatatatatatatatatatatatatatatatatatatatatatatatatatatatttatgtttattttatatattataacaataaaatttatttaacatatattataaaaaataaattttataattttaaaaaataaaaataaaaataaaaagcaaaaaaaattaatataaattttataacattccaattatatagtattaaaaatataaaaagctatcaacataattaataaaatagataatttaacaaacaaaaatataatattaatttataatcatctaagataattataaaatcaagtTTTATATACAAAGTACTAAGATCAAAACTACACACATGAATAATTAtctaaaatcattaaaactaatgagcataaaacattaaaacttTTATGTCTATGGGTCACTCCATCTAATGCTTGTTCCATCATCACATTATCACCCTCTGCTTATACTCACAAGATGATTATTGTCAGAACAAATAATGCACAAGAGCATTCCAACAAAACATAAGCAAGCGGGGTAAACTAGTAAtacaaaacaatttataatatacattaacattttttttacaagagTCATATTTCACATAAATCAATACAAACATCTTAATCATGTTAATACCTAGACTAGACTATCCAAATTTGGTATGAAAGCTGAGCTATGGCgagttgtgcacttgtgatggatTTTACTGTTTTGTAAAATCATTGTCAATGAGTTTCACCATATCACACTCACAATGTTAGTTTAGACTAAGACTTTCTGCTACTTTCACCACATGTATCAAttctctctacttgagaatgaatgatcattagagttttaggataaCTCCCAAGATTGAGCTTCCTGCATTCATAACAACAACACTTTGTTACATCCATTAAGAATCCTCCCTAGGACTCTTACACACCTCATTCAATTTAAACATATGTTCCAACCCTTACCACAGATAATACAACAAATCATTATAACTTCTAAAACCATACACATAAATGAAAGCATTCAAAAACACCCAAGAATAAAGACTCACTCGCTCAATGAATAGCCTCTACTCGCCCAACGAGAGGCAAAACAACAAACCTTCCAAGCTCAGCAAGCTGACTTGCTCAACCTCTGGAACTCACTGTCAAGAGTCCCTTAAACTCGCCTAGCAAGCCCATTTTGTTCGCGCAACCTTACTGCATAATTTTGCACCACCAAAAAGTGTGTAATTAGCATTGTTAAAACATCTATGACATATTCTAATCATTTttaccaacttctaacactcctagattgaattataaactattatggacctaaaaaaaagtgttaaaccCAACTTAAACTAGTTATCAACTATTTCACCACAAGATTTTACTTAAAAACATCTAAAATCTTTCATTTTAGACCAAAATTGAATTCTACAAGTTCTAGCTCATTTTTAAGTAACTTACGGACTCTAACAAGATAGAAATAACTTACCAACACCCTCTAAGAAGACCAATTTGATAGAGAacttataattcaaaatttcactaATCCAAACCTCCATAAATTAACttaaaaccaaccaaaatgctACCAATTCACTACTACTTTTTTTTAGATCAGATTTCAACTCATTCACCATTCTAACAAGTCATAAATCACTTTTAACTAGACTCAAAAACTGAAGTTTATCTTTTATTcctttaattcaaaattcacATACTCAAAATCTCTTGCTAGTTCAATACTCACAAACTTCTACTACTCATACTAGTTCCATACTCCTCCACTTTTAACAAACCTCAACACAATCAAGAACATCTCAACAACTTAAAACAtcacaattataaatttaacacTGAATCATACAAATCCACAATCATCATGTGATTAAGCATAAGTTCATAACCATTATTCACATTAAACAACAATTCAACATAAATATTCAACATTTACAGATCACACACCCTAAATGCTATcaattcatgttttataatttaacataaGACAATGATTAGCTTCGTTTACCTTACACCGAAGCTACCAAGCTCTAAAAACACTGAAACTTTTGTTTTCGACTCAAGGAATCTTAGAAATATCTACAAATCGCGAAATTGGAAATAGAGTTAGTCCTTAGGACATTGATTAACAAGGAATAAGAGAAGAGAAGTGGATGACACATACATCACCCTTAAACTAGAGATTTTatgaacaaaataatgaaagaaaaaaggaacAAAAACTTACTCTATACAATAAATTGATTAGGTAAAAACGTAAAATTCGTTATTATGGTCGTCAAAAGGATGACTCGGGAGTTAAAAAAAAGTAGACAATAAGGAGAGAAAATTcagaaacaaattttataaaaagagacaaatattttaaataataagacgaatttaaaatattatatttatgttattgaattattttaaaatataaaaatactctatctcattattttaaaacacttctCAGTCCTAAAATTTTTAGATATCaaagtatattttttcattcttttataatatattaacaacatcttaattgaattattattattttcgaTGTTGTTTCTATAAAAGAAAACCATGaaactttatttgtattttcgattttattatttaaatttgtttgttaaatgatatttatttgtttagtgGCATATCAGCTGTCagtatatacttttttttctttctgtgcTTGATAAATttgttcatattattttttttcttaataaatatattttcattttggtgtctatgatatttttattttattttgattttgacatTTATTGACATCATTAagatatgaattatttttaagtgaTTAGTGGTTTAGAAGAACTAgtgcatttatatttttaaaaatattttttggaggagaaaaataataaaaatagaacaaatgtgtcattttcaattatttaagggtttttttatcttctttctttttttttcctttacgCATTTCCTGTTTAAGTATAAAATCGAAAGAAGTTAAAAAGGTATCATTTGAATGATTCATCActtaaattatatgataaattataGAGGGACCACGGTaagaagaaatttcaaaactatgagaCTGAACTGAAAAAAATTGCCCaccaagaaaatattgaagattataaaataaaaatttccaaaataaaaagatttctttttaaagacCATTATTTTTGTAGGTAGGGTAGAGAGATACACTTACACAATTTTAACTTAACtttgattttcatttaattcttttatcttCTCCAAGCTATGGTCGGTACTATGGATACTAGTTAAAggtaataaaaaacttaaattaattttagattactaataagttataataatcaatttttaaatatttaataaatacaatcatttaccttttaaaagttaatattatttaaagagTCATTCATTAACCATTCTATATATCATATTGTAGTTTTTTtgaattatacttttatatgtaaaattacATCCATCGGTCCCCatagtataataatttaatttatttaagtaacatctaaataatttttttcttaataaagtTATCGTCAGTATCCACGAGAAATAAAACCATTTATATCATGATTTGTtgtaaacaaatataattttacagttTCTTgcaagattaaaaaataatatagaaaaatagtACATTCTAGTTATAAATGGGTTCAGATTATCTATGTCTCTATGTTGAATGTCCAGTTTAAGGCAAAGTTACCAAACTAGACAAATTTGCCACATATATTACgaaaatagacaaaaaaaatttaaaatacaaaaataggCAAGTCGTGGAGGACCCAAACGACTTCTAATGAAGAAGTCATGttccccctgcacgacttcaccaTATTTATTTGACTAGGGTTGGAGTCGTataccccaaaaacgactttagaatatagtaatcgattacccggtgttataatcgattaccacgccttttttaataaaaaatataaaaaaaaaattgaaatcgtaGGGGGCTTCACGACTTCAATAAGAGAAGTCGTGCACCTCCAACACATCTttacttttttcaatttttaactt
Protein-coding sequences here:
- the LOC108341587 gene encoding berberine bridge enzyme-like 8; protein product: MELLSSRTLLPIVLWLSLLCSYFAPNSADNTFVHCLVNQSESSLPISAAIFSQNSSSFSSVLQAYIRNLRFNTSTTPKPFLIVTPFDVSHVKAAVVCAKKHNLLMKIRSGGHDYEGVSYVSSQPFFLLDMFNLRSIDIDIESESAWVQAGATLGEVYYRIAEKSKTHGFPAGVCPTVGVGGHISGGGYGNLMRKYGTAVDNVVDAQIVDAQGRFLDRRTMGEDLFWAVKGGGGGSFGVILAYKIKLVRIPEKVTVFKVDKTLEQNATNIVYNWQHAAPSIDNNLFIRLILEVVNCAEVGTKTVRATFIALFLGDSKNLVSVMKDKFPQLGLKQSDCIETSWLQSVMFWDNIDIATPVEILLERQPQSLKYLKRKSDYVKKPISKEGWEGIWKKMIELEKSVMFFNPYGGRMAEIPSTETPLPHRAGNLWKIQYQANWFESGEEVAQHHINMLRELYKYMTPFVSQNPRQAFMCYKDLDLGINHHGFFGYLKGRAYGVQYFHDNFKRLVEIKSKVDPTNFFRTEQSIPVLSHVEFRKFITAKSILSVLFGLFAIHWIRNLK